Within Vicia villosa cultivar HV-30 ecotype Madison, WI linkage group LG1, Vvil1.0, whole genome shotgun sequence, the genomic segment TTTCAAGGGGCAAAGCGGACATTTTCatgattcaagaaaccaaaattacTAATATGAATGACATGGTGGCCAAGAGTTTTTGGAACACATCGGAGGTGGGATTTTCCTTTTCAAATTCGTGTGGTAGATCGGGAGGAATGATTACTCTTTGGAACATTGACAATGTGGAGGTTGTGAATAGTTTTAAAGGAGGGGGCTTTTTGGGTATTAAGGCTTGTTGgaatgataatttttattatgTTATAAATGTGTACTCGTCTTGTGATTTGAGTAAAAAGATAGCTCTTTGGAACGATTTGTTGGCTTTGAAGGAGGTTTTTAAGGATGGAGAATGGATCATAGGGGGAGATTTTAATGCGATAAAAAATGATAGAGAAAGGAAGGGGAGGTCGATGGTGGTCAATAAAAAAGAGGTGGAATTGTTTGCGGATTTTATCTTCAATAGTAACTTGGTGGACATTCCTTGTAAAGGGAGAAATTTTTCTTGGTTTAGTGGATATGGGAAATCGACGAGTAGAATCGATCGCTTTCTTTTATCAAATATGGTGGTGAGTAAATGGGACATGATCGGCCAACTTATTGGAGATAGGGATATTTCGGACCATTGCCCAATTTGGATTATGAAATATGCGTCTAATTGGGGTCCAAAACCTTTTAGATTCAAAAACGAATGGTTCTCGTTCAATTCTTTTGTTCCTTTTATGGAAAAAGAGTGGAAAGGATTGAAGGTAGAAGGAAGAGgggattttgttttgaaagagaagCTTAGACTTTTAAAGGATAAACTCAAAAAGTGGAATATCGAGGTGTTCGGGAGGATAGAGTTAGACATGGAAGAAGGGGTGCGTGTTATGAATTTAGCGGATGAGAGATTGGcaacattttcttcttctttcgatGAGGTTCTTGATATGAGGAGGGAAGCTTGTAGTAAATTTtggaggaatttgagaatcaaagaAAATATGCTTATTCAAAAATCTAGATCGACTTGGATGAAAAAGGGTGATGCGAATAATGGGTTTTTTCATAAAGTAATGAATTAAAGAAGAAAAGTTAATCATTTAGGCCCGATTCTTCACTTGGGTAAGATGGTAGAAGGGGTGGAGGATGTTAAAGATGTGGTTTTCAATCATTTCGAGAGTAAATTATTGGAACCGGAGGAGTATAGGCCGTTGTTGGATGGTATTTCTTTCAAAGGTATTAGTAGGGAGGTGGGGATGGAGATTGAGAAACCTTTTCTTTAGGAGGAAATTAAAAAGGCGGTGTGGGATTATGGTGGGACTAAGAGTCCGGGGCCGGACGGGTATTCCTTTCTTTTTATTAAGAAATGTTGGAGTATTattaaagatgatttcattagaTTTTTTCATTACTTTTACGAAGGTGGAACCATATCCAAGGCGGTGACTTCTTCGTTTCTTACTTTA encodes:
- the LOC131655832 gene encoding uncharacterized protein LOC131655832, with amino-acid sequence MNDMVAKSFWNTSEVGFSFSNSCGRSGGMITLWNIDNVEVVNSFKGGGFLGIKACWNDNFYYVINVYSSCDLSKKIALWNDLLALKEVFKDGEWIIGGDFNAIKNDRERKGRSMVVNKKEVELFADFIFNSNLVDIPCKGRNFSWFSGYGKSTSRIDRFLLSNMVVSKWDMIGQLIGDRDISDHCPIWIMKYASNWGPKPFRFKNEWFSFNSFVPFMEKEWKGLKVEGRGDFVLKEKLRLLKDKLKKWNIEVFGRIELDMEEGVRVMNLADERLATFSSSFDEVLDMRREACSKFWRNLRIKENMLIQKSRSTWMKKGDANNGFFHKVMN